The Winogradskyella schleiferi genome has a window encoding:
- a CDS encoding alpha-ketoacid dehydrogenase subunit alpha/beta has protein sequence MKTNPNTKTEITFEDFKAEVLNDYKLAVTSRECSLLGRREVLTGKAKFGIFGDGKEIPQIAWAKAFENGDFRSGYYRDQTFMMAIGELTIEQFFAGLYANTDIKDEPMSAGRQMGGHFATHSLDADGNWKNLTEQKNSSADISPTAGQMPRLLGLAQASKIYRKVKGIDTTNFSKSGNEIAWGTIGNASTSEGLFFETINAAGVLQVPMIVSIWDDNYGISVHARHQTTKENISEILKGFQRNEDDKGYEIFRVDGWNYPELMDTYQRAAKISRKEHVPVMIHVQELTQPQGHSTSGSHERYKDQERLAWEAEYDCNAQMRKWIIENNIATTEELIVLERSIKKEVRAAKKAAWTAFHNPILSERTEALNLLDKLAASSPNGVFIKKFKNDLEALDEPLRRDILSATRRALRYVVSESSSEKLALQNWINNYITKIQPKYSSHLHSESEHNALNQSEIIPTYADDAKDVDGRVVLRENFDAIFNSYPEALIFGEDAGYIGDVNQGLEGLQEKYGALRVSDTGIREATIIGQGIGMAMRGLRPIAEIQYLDYIMYALQIMSDDLATVQYRTKGRQKAPLIVRTRGHRLEGIWHSGSQMGGVLNLVRGIHVLVPRNMTKAAGFYNTLLDSDEPALVIECLNGYRLKEKLPNNIGKFKTPIGVVEKIREGDDITLVSYGSTLRLVEQAAKELQVVGIDAEIIDVQSLLPFDLNHDIVKSIAKTNRVMVIDEDVKGGASAYILDQILNVQNAFQYLDSQPKTLAAKPHRPAYGTDGDYFSKPSVEDIFEAIYEVMHELSPHDYPKLR, from the coding sequence ATGAAGACCAACCCTAACACCAAAACAGAAATTACATTTGAAGATTTTAAAGCTGAAGTTTTAAATGATTACAAACTGGCAGTAACCAGTAGAGAATGTAGTTTGTTGGGTCGTAGGGAAGTTTTAACAGGAAAGGCAAAGTTTGGTATTTTTGGAGATGGAAAGGAAATCCCACAAATTGCTTGGGCAAAAGCTTTTGAAAATGGCGATTTCAGATCAGGTTATTACAGGGATCAAACTTTTATGATGGCCATTGGCGAATTGACCATCGAACAGTTCTTCGCAGGATTATACGCTAATACAGATATAAAAGACGAACCAATGTCAGCCGGTCGCCAAATGGGAGGCCATTTTGCAACGCATAGTTTAGATGCTGATGGGAATTGGAAAAATCTAACAGAGCAGAAAAACTCAAGTGCAGATATTTCACCTACAGCAGGACAAATGCCTAGACTTTTAGGGTTGGCACAAGCGTCTAAAATATACAGAAAAGTTAAAGGCATTGATACTACAAATTTTTCTAAATCGGGAAATGAAATTGCTTGGGGAACCATTGGTAATGCGAGTACAAGTGAAGGCTTGTTTTTTGAAACCATAAATGCAGCAGGTGTTTTACAAGTGCCAATGATCGTTAGTATTTGGGATGATAATTATGGTATCTCTGTACACGCCAGACACCAAACTACAAAAGAAAATATTTCTGAAATTCTAAAAGGTTTTCAACGCAACGAAGACGATAAAGGATATGAGATTTTCAGAGTCGATGGTTGGAACTATCCAGAATTAATGGATACCTACCAAAGAGCTGCTAAAATCTCTAGAAAAGAGCATGTGCCTGTAATGATTCATGTTCAAGAATTAACGCAGCCGCAAGGGCATTCCACATCTGGATCCCATGAGCGTTACAAGGATCAGGAACGTTTAGCTTGGGAAGCCGAATACGATTGTAATGCGCAAATGCGCAAATGGATTATTGAAAATAATATTGCCACGACCGAAGAATTGATTGTTTTGGAACGTAGCATTAAAAAAGAAGTTAGAGCCGCTAAAAAGGCCGCTTGGACAGCATTCCATAATCCTATTTTATCCGAGCGCACTGAAGCACTAAACTTGTTAGATAAATTAGCAGCTTCTAGCCCGAATGGCGTTTTCATCAAAAAATTTAAAAACGATTTAGAAGCTTTAGATGAGCCATTACGACGCGATATATTGTCTGCCACACGAAGAGCATTGCGGTATGTGGTTTCAGAATCATCTTCTGAGAAATTGGCGCTTCAGAATTGGATAAATAATTACATCACTAAAATTCAGCCTAAATACAGTTCACATTTACATAGCGAATCAGAGCACAATGCTTTGAATCAATCTGAAATTATACCAACCTATGCCGATGATGCCAAAGATGTTGATGGACGCGTTGTTTTACGGGAAAATTTTGATGCTATTTTCAATAGTTATCCAGAAGCTTTAATTTTTGGAGAAGATGCTGGTTATATTGGAGATGTGAATCAAGGTTTGGAAGGGCTTCAGGAAAAATATGGAGCGCTTCGGGTTTCTGATACAGGGATAAGGGAAGCCACCATTATCGGTCAAGGTATTGGGATGGCTATGCGTGGTTTAAGACCTATTGCTGAGATTCAGTACTTAGATTATATTATGTATGCACTTCAAATCATGAGTGATGATTTGGCAACGGTACAATACAGAACTAAAGGTCGCCAAAAAGCGCCATTAATTGTAAGAACCCGTGGTCATCGTTTGGAAGGCATCTGGCATTCTGGATCACAAATGGGAGGCGTATTAAACTTGGTCAGAGGTATCCATGTGTTAGTCCCAAGAAACATGACTAAAGCTGCCGGATTCTACAACACGCTGTTAGATAGTGACGAACCAGCTTTAGTCATTGAATGTTTAAACGGTTACCGACTTAAAGAGAAGTTACCCAACAATATTGGAAAATTTAAAACACCAATTGGAGTGGTCGAAAAAATTAGGGAAGGCGACGATATTACCTTAGTCTCCTATGGCTCTACCTTGCGTTTGGTAGAACAAGCTGCAAAAGAACTTCAAGTCGTTGGTATTGATGCAGAAATTATTGATGTGCAGTCTTTATTACCGTTTGATTTAAACCATGATATTGTAAAAAGTATAGCCAAAACAAACAGAGTTATGGTTATTGACGAAGATGTCAAAGGTGGCGCTTCGGCTTATATTTTAGATCAAATATTGAATGTGCAAAATGCGTTTCAATATTTAGATAGCCAACCAAAAACTTTAGCAGCCAAACCTCACAGGCCAGCTTACGGAACTGATGGCGATTATTTTTCAAAACCTTCTGTAGAGGATATTTTTGAAGCGATTTATGAGGTTATGCATGAATTGAGTCCTCATGATTATCCAAAATTGAGATAA
- a CDS encoding THUMP domain-containing class I SAM-dependent RNA methyltransferase, with the protein MDNNYKMLAKTLFGFEDILAKELTQLGAMDVEKGVRNVSFVGDKGFMYKANLGLRTAIKILKPIHSFRVAREEDLYKNVKQMKWEDYLKPTGSLAVDATVHNSVFTHSQYTALKTKDAIVDRFRDIDGTRPDVDLRFPDLKINVHIDRQRCTISLDTSGESLHRRGYKTATNIAPINEVLAAGLIMMSGWDGQTDFMDPMCGSGTILAEAAMIACNIPPNLMRKEFAFERWKDWDVDLFETIEESLLKKTRDFHHKIIGYDKSPSAIAKAKENIKNAHLDEFIYIQHEDFFKTQKSGNEKLHMVFNPPYGERLENLNVEEFYGNIGTTLKHGYPGTNAWLITSNLEALKSVGLRPSRKIKVFNAKLEARLVKYEMYEGSRKASKQ; encoded by the coding sequence ATGGACAATAATTATAAGATGTTAGCCAAGACTTTATTTGGCTTCGAAGATATTTTAGCAAAGGAACTGACACAACTTGGTGCCATGGACGTGGAAAAAGGGGTCCGAAACGTGAGTTTTGTTGGCGATAAAGGCTTTATGTATAAGGCCAATCTTGGTCTAAGAACGGCTATTAAAATATTAAAACCCATTCATTCTTTTCGGGTTGCTAGGGAAGAGGATCTTTATAAAAATGTAAAGCAAATGAAGTGGGAAGATTATCTAAAACCCACAGGTTCTTTAGCGGTTGATGCCACGGTTCATAACAGTGTGTTTACACATTCGCAATACACAGCACTAAAAACCAAGGATGCGATTGTCGATCGGTTTAGGGATATTGATGGCACACGACCAGATGTGGATTTACGTTTTCCAGATTTAAAAATCAATGTTCATATTGATAGACAACGTTGTACCATTTCTTTAGACACTTCAGGCGAATCTTTGCACCGACGCGGTTATAAAACAGCCACTAATATTGCTCCAATTAACGAAGTTTTAGCCGCTGGATTAATTATGATGAGTGGATGGGACGGCCAAACCGATTTTATGGATCCAATGTGTGGTAGTGGCACTATACTTGCCGAAGCTGCGATGATTGCTTGTAATATTCCACCAAATTTAATGCGAAAGGAATTCGCTTTTGAACGTTGGAAGGATTGGGATGTGGATTTATTTGAAACAATTGAGGAATCCTTATTGAAGAAAACAAGGGATTTTCATCATAAAATAATTGGTTATGATAAGTCGCCTTCTGCAATTGCCAAAGCGAAGGAAAATATAAAGAATGCGCATTTGGATGAATTTATATATATTCAACATGAAGATTTCTTTAAAACCCAAAAATCAGGTAACGAGAAATTGCACATGGTTTTTAATCCACCATATGGCGAACGTTTAGAAAACTTGAATGTTGAAGAATTCTACGGGAATATTGGGACCACCTTAAAACATGGTTATCCAGGAACCAATGCATGGCTAATTACGTCTAATTTGGAAGCTTTAAAATCAGTGGGCTTAAGACCATCACGAAAAATTAAGGTATTCAACGCTAAGCTTGAAGCGCGATTAGTTAAATACGAAATGTATGAGGGTAGCCGGAAGGCTAGCAAGCAGTAG
- a CDS encoding class I SAM-dependent methyltransferase, with amino-acid sequence MTKSTKQWYASWFDTPYYHILYKDRDYDEAQGFMDNLTNYLNLPEGGKILDLACGKGRHSVYLNSLGYDVTGVDLSEQSIAHAKQYENETLKFAVHDMSKPYPDTFDAVFNLFTSFGYFDDENCNLKTITSIKAELNEFGFGVIDFMNTNYVVEHLVAENVKTVEGIDFHQKRYVKDGYIIKDISFQVPAERSRSMDVEHYEFQERVKAFTLEDFETLFEKAGVHLLDVFGDYKLRKFHAKTSERLIMIFK; translated from the coding sequence ATGACTAAATCTACAAAACAATGGTACGCATCGTGGTTTGACACACCTTACTACCATATTTTATATAAAGACCGGGATTACGATGAAGCCCAAGGGTTTATGGATAATCTTACTAACTATCTCAATCTGCCCGAAGGCGGTAAAATCCTTGATTTAGCATGCGGCAAAGGTAGACATTCGGTGTATCTAAATTCTTTAGGCTACGATGTTACAGGAGTCGATTTATCGGAACAAAGTATTGCACACGCCAAGCAATACGAAAACGAAACCTTGAAGTTTGCTGTGCATGATATGAGCAAACCCTATCCAGATACGTTTGATGCCGTTTTTAACCTGTTTACGAGTTTTGGGTATTTTGATGACGAGAACTGTAATTTAAAAACCATAACATCCATCAAAGCGGAACTAAATGAATTTGGCTTTGGTGTCATCGATTTTATGAATACTAATTACGTGGTTGAACATTTAGTGGCTGAGAATGTGAAAACCGTTGAAGGCATCGATTTTCATCAAAAACGCTATGTAAAAGACGGTTATATTATAAAGGATATAAGTTTTCAAGTGCCTGCTGAGCGAAGTCGAAGTATGGATGTCGAACACTATGAATTTCAAGAACGGGTAAAAGCATTTACTTTAGAAGATTTTGAAACATTGTTTGAAAAAGCAGGCGTTCATTTGTTAGATGTATTTGGCGATTATAAATTACGAAAATTCCATGCCAAAACATCCGAACGCTTAATCATGATTTTTAAGTAA
- a CDS encoding ZIP family metal transporter: MNSYLLPLLAVIIGVVIALLTKKQKSIYTKLLLSFSGAFLLALTLFDLLPEVYHHIDAKLTGLYIMCGILLQIILEFFSKGAEHGHVHIHKNDTQFPWLLFISLCIHSFLEGFPIHQHNDMVYGVLIHKIPIAILITAFLLQSSYSKFQMVSFLVVFAVMTPLGTYISNHSSIMTNYVDVINAIVIGIFLHISTTILFETGEGHKFNLSKLVAICLGILIAYFI, encoded by the coding sequence ATGAATAGCTATTTACTACCATTACTAGCAGTTATCATTGGCGTTGTCATTGCTTTATTGACCAAGAAACAAAAGTCAATTTACACCAAGTTGTTGTTATCTTTTAGTGGTGCTTTTTTATTGGCACTCACGCTATTCGATTTATTACCAGAAGTCTACCATCATATCGATGCCAAACTAACAGGTTTGTACATTATGTGTGGTATTTTGCTTCAGATTATTTTAGAGTTTTTCTCAAAAGGTGCCGAACATGGCCATGTGCATATTCATAAAAACGATACCCAATTTCCTTGGTTATTATTTATCAGTTTATGTATTCATAGTTTTTTGGAAGGTTTTCCTATTCACCAGCACAACGATATGGTTTATGGTGTGCTGATCCATAAAATCCCAATCGCTATTTTAATCACGGCTTTTTTATTACAGTCTAGCTATAGCAAATTTCAAATGGTAAGTTTCTTGGTGGTATTCGCAGTCATGACTCCTTTGGGTACGTATATTTCCAACCATTCTAGTATAATGACCAATTATGTGGATGTCATCAATGCCATTGTTATTGGTATCTTTTTACATATTTCTACCACTATTCTGTTTGAAACTGGCGAAGGTCATAAGTTTAATTTATCAAAGTTGGTGGCGATTTGTTTGGGTATTTTGATTGCTTATTTTATTTAA
- a CDS encoding DUF4268 domain-containing protein — protein sequence MFSKEESRQLRQEFWTSFGKSFPRKWLLYDTKIKGVAFKFHFDTKQALIALDLEDDLENRINCWEKLVALKGLLKSEFLPEAIYEEEYYLENGKEISRIYLVLDENVSIHNKNTWREVMEFFNKNMSLFEAFFDDYRDVIKG from the coding sequence TTGTTTTCAAAAGAAGAATCTAGACAACTCAGACAAGAATTTTGGACCAGCTTCGGAAAGTCATTTCCACGTAAATGGCTTTTATATGATACCAAAATCAAAGGCGTAGCTTTCAAGTTTCATTTCGATACCAAGCAAGCCTTAATCGCTTTAGACCTTGAAGACGATTTGGAAAACCGCATCAACTGCTGGGAAAAGTTAGTGGCCTTAAAGGGCCTATTAAAAAGCGAATTCTTACCAGAAGCCATTTACGAAGAAGAATATTACTTAGAAAACGGTAAAGAAATCTCACGCATCTACTTGGTGTTAGACGAAAACGTATCTATACATAACAAAAATACCTGGCGCGAAGTGATGGAATTCTTTAATAAGAATATGAGCCTATTTGAAGCTTTTTTTGATGACTATCGGGATGTGATAAAGGGTTGA
- a CDS encoding RES family NAD+ phosphorylase: protein MIVYRVANVKYKDLTLSGIGAEKVGGRWNSVGTRAVYCSENISLALLEYYVHSENIAYLPKKILIAKIQFPDEFVIEELKELPERWNQYPYSSKTTDVFTDIAKDRNKFALRVPSTIVGLESNIILNPLFKEFGKVEVVEFIELPIDERLKKHKR from the coding sequence ATGATTGTTTACAGAGTTGCTAATGTAAAATATAAAGACTTAACATTATCAGGAATTGGTGCTGAAAAAGTTGGTGGAAGATGGAATTCAGTTGGTACGAGAGCTGTTTATTGTTCAGAAAATATTTCATTAGCGTTATTAGAGTATTATGTGCATTCTGAAAATATTGCATACTTACCTAAAAAAATATTAATTGCAAAAATTCAATTTCCAGACGAGTTTGTAATCGAAGAATTAAAAGAACTTCCCGAAAGATGGAATCAATATCCATACTCTTCCAAAACCACAGATGTTTTTACTGATATAGCAAAAGATCGAAATAAATTTGCTTTAAGAGTACCATCGACTATTGTCGGTCTTGAATCAAATATTATTCTTAATCCTTTATTTAAAGAATTCGGAAAAGTTGAAGTAGTCGAGTTTATTGAATTACCAATTGATGAAAGGCTAAAAAAACATAAACGATAA
- a CDS encoding antitoxin Xre/MbcA/ParS toxin-binding domain-containing protein has product MEVKRKTENSNKKQGSVKVRVAKKGKNPVSSRHSKFSPSWVVVHSKDAPGFKMELIDRIREGVKKSDWKQLIQYTDSTEKEFEHILPASISSMQKKAIYGKETSERIYELARLFGLGYEVFDSKEDFKKWLMTPSKTLGNKIPFELLDSSIGFEMVENEIIRIQYNVYS; this is encoded by the coding sequence ATGGAAGTCAAGAGAAAGACAGAGAATTCGAATAAAAAACAGGGTTCAGTTAAAGTTAGGGTTGCTAAAAAAGGAAAAAATCCGGTAAGTTCAAGACATAGCAAGTTTTCACCATCTTGGGTTGTCGTTCATTCTAAGGATGCGCCTGGGTTCAAAATGGAATTAATAGATCGTATTAGAGAAGGTGTGAAAAAGTCAGATTGGAAACAATTGATTCAATACACTGATTCCACTGAAAAAGAGTTTGAACATATTCTTCCTGCATCTATAAGTAGTATGCAAAAGAAAGCTATTTATGGAAAAGAGACATCAGAGCGTATTTATGAGCTAGCTAGATTATTTGGATTAGGTTATGAGGTTTTTGATTCCAAAGAAGATTTCAAGAAATGGCTAATGACTCCATCAAAAACTCTTGGGAATAAAATTCCATTTGAGTTACTTGATAGTAGTATTGGTTTTGAAATGGTAGAAAACGAAATCATTAGAATTCAATATAATGTTTATAGTTAA
- a CDS encoding T9SS type A sorting domain-containing protein — MKQLLLNLFTVFGFVSMLSAQYTTPDTGMTYSLDDLVAASPATISVSGTTYTLVEDLTISATDTFLINSDVTLEIGADIRITIFGTFNVDANSVMFTAVDTNAPYDGFRFEEFSDINIQNATIQYGGGLRVLTETFTINNCLLTNNVSGVSTGGVIGLSRGMPQITNNTITFNETTGIGSGATNQVSPYIFNNYFEGNNQANSNRPQINLGPSLTDQPTQIIQNTIKGDRNLTLVGGLSVSDLLGSAGVNAIIDDNIITDNRYGMVIQSNNVSAFIRNNVIEDNNTQGVPFQGGSGISLVASVEGNNIIASGNEIRRNLWGITLQGESMINLGDNVDNVGQNVFSDNGNGGALYALFNNTDNPLTALHNCWDEDNVPNTLADAEAVISHQNDDNSLGLVTFDPVDCAFLGIDDLAFNGLSIYPNPTDGQLNFDNNTAFEHLNVYSIDGKLITEKTLQLGANTLNLDLNSGIYMLEFKGETARAVKKLIVK, encoded by the coding sequence ATGAAACAACTATTACTCAATTTATTTACTGTTTTTGGCTTTGTCAGTATGCTTTCTGCACAATATACCACACCAGATACAGGTATGACCTACAGCTTGGATGATCTAGTTGCGGCGAGTCCTGCTACTATTTCAGTATCAGGAACCACCTATACTTTAGTGGAAGACCTTACAATTTCTGCGACCGATACGTTTCTCATCAATTCTGATGTGACTTTAGAAATTGGAGCAGATATAAGAATAACCATTTTTGGAACCTTTAACGTCGACGCTAACAGCGTAATGTTTACGGCTGTTGACACCAATGCACCTTATGACGGTTTTCGTTTTGAGGAATTTTCAGATATTAATATTCAAAACGCAACTATTCAATATGGAGGAGGTCTTCGTGTATTAACTGAAACCTTCACTATTAATAATTGTTTACTTACCAACAATGTTTCTGGTGTTTCTACAGGAGGTGTTATTGGACTTTCTAGAGGAATGCCTCAAATTACCAATAATACTATTACCTTTAATGAAACTACAGGCATTGGATCTGGAGCTACAAATCAAGTTTCTCCTTATATTTTTAACAATTATTTTGAAGGTAATAATCAAGCGAATTCTAACCGACCACAAATTAATTTAGGACCTTCACTTACTGATCAGCCGACACAAATTATTCAGAACACCATAAAAGGTGATCGTAATTTAACATTGGTAGGCGGCCTTTCTGTTTCTGACCTTTTAGGTTCTGCAGGTGTGAACGCTATAATCGATGATAATATCATAACTGACAATCGTTATGGTATGGTTATTCAGAGTAACAATGTATCTGCATTTATTAGAAATAATGTTATTGAAGACAATAATACGCAAGGCGTTCCTTTCCAAGGCGGAAGTGGTATTTCATTGGTAGCATCTGTGGAAGGTAATAACATTATTGCAAGTGGTAATGAGATTCGAAGAAATTTATGGGGCATTACACTTCAAGGCGAATCCATGATAAACTTAGGTGACAACGTTGATAATGTTGGGCAGAATGTGTTTTCCGATAATGGTAATGGTGGCGCACTCTATGCGCTTTTCAACAATACAGACAATCCATTGACGGCATTGCACAATTGTTGGGATGAAGACAATGTTCCTAATACACTTGCAGATGCAGAAGCTGTAATTTCACATCAAAACGATGATAATTCATTGGGATTAGTTACGTTTGACCCTGTTGATTGTGCATTTTTAGGTATTGATGATTTGGCTTTTAATGGGCTTAGTATTTATCCGAACCCTACAGATGGTCAACTGAATTTTGATAATAATACGGCTTTTGAACACTTGAATGTTTATAGCATCGATGGGAAATTGATAACAGAAAAAACGCTACAATTAGGTGCCAATACTTTAAACCTTGATTTGAATTCTGGTATTTATATGTTGGAATTTAAAGGTGAAACTGCTAGAGCCGTTAAAAAGCTAATAGTTAAATAG
- a CDS encoding tetratricopeptide repeat protein, translated as MKLKTLFLLLSLLFIVFNCSNNIDYSEAFKNETSGSYLYHYDDLIEVYYENNTLFLNWRGGKIKPVALDTNEFFVADMYKKFRFVQHPETKERYLSAISEENENQITYDYLKVPEGYKTPSAHLKEGNYDKALAGYLEIKKQDSTSIFINEREFNSMGYQHIRKHEYAKAIEILKINAALHPESANVYDSLGEAYLLHGDSLQAYTNYKKTLEINSQNRRAKEFVNAYIADSNE; from the coding sequence ATGAAACTAAAAACACTTTTTTTATTACTATCACTTTTATTCATAGTGTTTAATTGTTCAAATAATATCGACTATTCAGAAGCATTTAAAAATGAAACTTCAGGAAGTTACCTTTATCATTACGATGATTTAATTGAGGTTTACTATGAAAACAACACACTTTTTCTAAATTGGCGAGGAGGGAAAATTAAACCTGTAGCTTTAGACACGAACGAATTTTTTGTGGCAGATATGTATAAGAAATTCCGTTTTGTACAACATCCGGAAACGAAAGAACGCTACTTGTCTGCAATTTCAGAAGAAAATGAAAACCAAATTACCTACGACTATCTAAAAGTACCAGAAGGTTATAAAACGCCAAGTGCTCATCTAAAAGAAGGTAATTATGACAAAGCACTAGCTGGTTATTTAGAAATTAAAAAACAAGATTCTACAAGCATCTTTATAAACGAACGGGAATTTAATAGCATGGGTTACCAACACATAAGAAAACATGAATATGCAAAAGCAATTGAGATATTAAAAATAAATGCAGCATTGCATCCTGAAAGCGCTAATGTCTATGATAGTTTAGGAGAAGCTTATTTATTACATGGCGATAGTTTACAAGCCTATACCAATTATAAAAAGACGCTAGAAATTAATTCTCAGAATAGACGAGCCAAGGAGTTTGTAAATGCTTATATAGCTGATAGCAATGAATAA
- a CDS encoding peptidylprolyl isomerase — protein MQDGLYAKFNTTKGEILVNLEFEKAPGTVGNFVALAEGNLENSAKPQGNPYYDGLKFHRVIPDFMIQGGCPQGTGTGNPGYKFDDEFHPDLKHDGPGVLAMANSGPGTNGSQFYITHVATDWLDGKHTVFGNVVEGQDVVDAISQGDKIESLEIIRQGDKAEKFNAIEAFRTFEGSREKRIAAEREAASAELDKLAQGFDETESGLRYKIIQKGEGKKAEKGNTVSVHYKGQLADGTVFDSSYKRNSPLDFQVGVGQVIPGWDEGICLLNVGDKARLVIPSDLAYGAAGAGGVIPPNAVLVFDVELMDVKA, from the coding sequence ATGCAAGACGGTTTATACGCAAAATTCAACACCACAAAAGGTGAGATATTAGTGAATTTGGAGTTCGAAAAGGCTCCAGGAACAGTTGGTAATTTTGTGGCCTTAGCTGAAGGAAACTTAGAAAATTCGGCTAAACCACAAGGAAATCCTTATTATGATGGTTTAAAATTCCACAGAGTTATCCCAGATTTTATGATACAAGGTGGTTGTCCTCAAGGTACAGGAACAGGAAATCCTGGTTATAAATTTGATGATGAGTTTCATCCAGATTTAAAACATGATGGTCCTGGTGTCTTGGCTATGGCTAATTCAGGTCCTGGAACTAATGGTAGTCAATTCTACATTACACATGTTGCTACGGATTGGTTAGATGGAAAGCATACGGTTTTTGGAAACGTTGTTGAAGGACAAGATGTTGTAGATGCTATTTCGCAAGGCGATAAGATTGAAAGCTTAGAAATCATAAGACAAGGCGACAAGGCAGAAAAGTTTAATGCTATTGAAGCGTTTAGAACTTTTGAAGGTTCTCGTGAAAAGCGTATCGCAGCAGAACGCGAAGCAGCAAGTGCAGAATTGGATAAATTGGCTCAAGGATTTGACGAAACTGAATCTGGTTTACGATACAAAATCATTCAGAAAGGAGAGGGTAAAAAAGCTGAAAAAGGAAATACGGTATCTGTTCACTACAAAGGTCAACTGGCAGATGGCACGGTTTTCGACTCCTCATACAAAAGAAATTCGCCATTAGATTTTCAAGTAGGCGTAGGTCAAGTAATTCCAGGTTGGGATGAAGGTATTTGTTTATTGAACGTTGGCGATAAAGCACGTTTGGTAATTCCTAGTGATTTAGCATATGGTGCTGCTGGAGCTGGAGGCGTCATTCCACCAAACGCAGTTTTGGTATTCGATGTGGAATTAATGGATGTAAAAGCCTAA